The Etheostoma cragini isolate CJK2018 chromosome 5, CSU_Ecrag_1.0, whole genome shotgun sequence genome contains a region encoding:
- the polr3d gene encoding DNA-directed RNA polymerase III subunit RPC4, with protein sequence MADSGSSDPGGGQRVPPTPGGSGAALLMGRRPPVALSAGRLPSMRSRDLTLGGVKKKTFTPNIIGRKAKDETKAEGGQRRDRRDAGRGRGPRDRGRGRGRPEVIQSHSIFEQGPAEMMMKKRGGYENEKEAPSMAPSPIINIKKEKRETEEETKEILAKLERDTIIDDPFLRSERSSCPVQLPLAVSGWGFTEEFTKAAVKIEKVEDDVEPMEHAVEVKQEPEEVEIKKSDGFFRPPPLPEPDLLPDLLHRWSLGKGEELFFMQMPDTLPGQPPTQEHRPVKTEVQSEDGQSVLLKTESKEEEAEDNNCNLKDLREGLVGKMLVRRSGRVQLILGHVTLDVSLGTSCSFLQELVSINSEGRTGDLTVLGNVKHKMVCSPDFEALLESSA encoded by the exons ATGGCGGATTCAGGCTCGAGTGACCCCGGCGGTGGTCAACGTGTGCCGCCGACCCCTGGAGGAAGCGGCGCGGCGCTGTTAATGGGCCGCCGACCTCCCGTTGCCCTCTCCGCCGGCCGCCTCCCCTCGATGCGATCCAGAGACCTCACCCTGGGGGGGGTGAAGAAG aaaaccTTCACACCGAACATTATCGGCCGAAAAGCCAAAGATGA AACGAAGGCTGAAGGCGGGCAGAGGAGGGACCGGAGGGACGCGGGTCGGGGCCGCGGTCCGAGAGATAGAGGCCGGGGTCGAGGTCGCCCAGAGGTCATCCAGTCTCACTCTATTTTTGAGCAGGGGCCTgcagagatgatgatgaagaagagag GTGGCTACGAGAACGAGAAAGAAGCTCCGAGCATGGCACCGTCCCCCATCATCAATATtaagaaggagaagagagagacggaggaagAGACCAAAGAGATTCTCGCCAAGCTGGAGCGAGACACT ATCATAGACGACCCCTTCCTGAGAAGTGAGCGGAGCAGTTGCCCCGTGCAGCTCCCCCTCGCTGTGTCGGGGTGGGGGTTCACGGAGGAATTCACCAAGGCTGCTGTTAAAATCGAGAAGGTGGAGGACGACGTTGAACCCATGGAGCATGCAGTTGAAG TGAAACAGGAGCCGGAGGAAGTGGAAATAAAGAAGTCGGACGGGTTCTTCCGGCCGCCCCCCCTCCCCGAGCCCGACCTGCTTCCGGACCTGCTGCACCGGTGGAGTCTGGGTAAAGGGGAGGAGCTGTTCTTCATGCAGATGCCCGACACGCTGCCCGGCCAGCCGCCCACCCAGGAGCACCGGCCCGTGAAAACAGAGGTCCAGTCGGAGGACGGGCAGTCGGTGCTTCTGAAGACCGAGTCCAAG gaagaggaagctGAAGACAACAACTGCAACCTGAAGGACCTGCGGGAGGGTCTCGTGGGGAAGATGCTGGTTCGGAGGTCCGGCCGGGTCCAGCTCATCCTGGGACACGTGACCCTGGACGTGTCCTTGGGAACGTCCTGCTCTTTCCTTCAG gaGCTGGTCTCTATTAATTCGGAGGGGAGAACGGGCGACTTGACCGTGTTGGGGAACGTCAAACACAAGATGGTTTGTTCCCCGGACTTCGAGGCTCTTCTGGAGAGTAGCGCTTAA
- the LOC117944274 gene encoding LOW QUALITY PROTEIN: glycerol-3-phosphate acyltransferase 4-like (The sequence of the model RefSeq protein was modified relative to this genomic sequence to represent the inferred CDS: substituted 2 bases at 2 genomic stop codons), translating to MGLFFNPFDNLVCILLGISLTVWFTLLLVFIIVPAIFGVSFGIRRLYMKTLLKLFEWATLRIERGAKENNHHLYKPYSNAIIAREPTSLEEEIKEIRRSGSNRDLDSATEFEMSDIFYFARRGVESIMDDEVTKRFSPEELESWNLLTRSNTNFHYISLRLTVLWGLGLLIRYGFLLPLRVTLAFTGVGLLVFLTCVIGLLPSGRLKNVLSEKVHLMCYRICVRALTAIITYHNSENKPKNGGICVANHTSPIDVIILASDGCYAMVGQIHGGLMGVIQRSMVKACPHIWFERSEVKDRHLVAKRLSDHVEDKTKLPILIFPEGTCINNTSVMMFKKGSFDIGATVYPVAIKVSLSSSSCEMSXSTRSLLLYLIITVLXMTCYACVYADLLQQADEDAVQFANRVKAAIARQGGLVDLLWDGGLKREKVKDTFKEEQQKLYSKMLVGTPEDRSRS from the exons ATGGGGCTCTTCTTCAACCCTTTTGACAACTTAGTGTGTATCCTGCTCGGCATCTCCCTCACCGTGTGGTTCACCCTGCTGCTGGTCTTCATTATCGTGCCTGCCATCTTTGGTGTGTCCTTTGGCATCCGGCGTCTGTACATGAAAACCTTACTGAAGCTCTTTGAG TGGGCCACACTCAGGATAGAGAGAGGAGCGAAAGAGAATAATCACCACCTCTACAAACCCTACTCAAATG CGATCATCGCCAGGGAGCCCACCTCGTTGGAGGAGGAGATCAAGGAGATCAGGCGCAGCGGCAGCAACAGAGACCTGGACTCAGCCACCGAGTTTGAGATGTCTGACATCTTCTATTTTGCCCGGCGAGGAGTGGAGAGCATCATGGACGATGAGGTGACCAAGCGGTTCTCTCCTGAGGAGTTGGAGTCCTGGAATCTGCTGACTCGCAGCAACACAAACTTCCACTACATCAGCCTGAGGTTGACCGTCCTGTGGGGGCTCGGCCTGCTGATCCGCTACGGCTTCCTGCTGCCTCTCAG GGTAACCCTCGCCTTCACTGGTGTTGGCCTCCTCGTCTTCCTCACCTGTGTCATCGGGCTGCTGCCGAGCGGAAG GTTAAAAAACGTTCTGAGTGAAAAAGTCCATCTGATGTGCTACAGAATATGTGTCCGAGCTCTGACGGCCATTATAACCTACCATAACAG tgaaaataaaCCCAAGAATGGGGGTATCTGCGTCGCCAACCACACCTCACCCATCGATGTTATCATCCTGGCCAGCGACGGCTGCTATGCTATG gTTGGCCAAATTCACGGTGGCTTGATGGGGGTCATTCAGAGATCCATGGTCAAGGCCTGCCCGCACATTTGGTTTGAACGCTCAGAAGTCAAAGACAGACATCTAGTGGCCAAAAG attGAGTGACCATGTAGAGGATAAAACTAAACTGCCCATTCTCATTTTCCCAGAAG GTACCTGCATTAACAACACGTCAGTTATGATGTTTAAGAAAGGCAGTTTTGACATTGGTGCCACAGTCTACCCTGTGGCCATAAAGGTGagtctgtcctcctcctcctgtgagATGTCATGATCTACTagat CATTGCTTTTATATCTGATAATAACTGTGCTGTAAATGACTTGTTATGCCTGTGTTTATGCTGATCTTCTCCAACAGGCGGATGAAGATGCCGTACAGTTTGCCAATCGTGTGAAGGCTGCAATAGCCAGGCAAGGCGGACTGGTCGACCTCCTGTG GGACGGAGGATTGAAGCGCGAGAAAGTTAAAGATACCTTTAAAGAAGAGCAGCAGAAGCTGTACAGTAAGATGCTGGTGGGCACCCCAGAGGACCGCAGTCGCTCCTGA